Proteins from a single region of Harmonia axyridis chromosome 4, icHarAxyr1.1, whole genome shotgun sequence:
- the LOC123678747 gene encoding nuclear receptor coactivator 3 isoform X5: MNSLSGGSKRRKKSETKPQAQINKCNNEKRRREQENIYIEELAELISANFADMSSLSVKPDKCAILQETVNQIRNIKQQENAVQSSDPVQQGEVSSSRPTILSNEVFGPLLLEALEGFLFVVNSEGKVEQVTENVINYIKFTKEDILGKSIYNFIHHGDHAKFSSSLLPMSIAWGNELTNKSRSFTIRLLVKPLEDLDETVEEKQQRVCHYEWMNILSAPLVDQLAVSDEEGNDNGPCLLCVASRISYKDKTITDVEQFTTKLDTSGKIIGVDTSGVSPAHCQYISKDLTNRVFKELVAPQDVHKLVSHLKETLTTGQAPCVNYRLQFGADKFIKVQTKSKLFKTSSHASESDFVMATHTILGESESLGPSDPGGGNSNSSLGGPLMTSAVNGSRNTTAVGVCSDNSTTSSSNTLLNSNSASYTTFNIDNDFNFDMFPSSTWELDSTSWPEPRPESRQSTTPVSTPTPRPPSNPAFSPVNSMAQSPLAGFVAQQSPTIPNPSTPANSYNNSFSFSPLTDQNYAMEEQKDTKANVLEEATSMMADSNKLRNLLTKPPNTPVVDSANDNDSRNKNRILKGLLNQQDDDDCRNDNRTSPRSMVSRGSMPGTSGTSDMSKNSSMAAGRNNAMLLELLNDKSDDDDLEARSGVRKKSELLQQLLKSERTEEGDDKKDQSHDDTLLRSLGFTSSLSPPGSSRKRPSDGEDSANKRSNSDGAVTSTGSELCRRNQMLVSLLAKQSPNPPQPIPPIPASVLHATPQEKLPKIVDPKLTNNMNNRTVNAQTLQQQQVQQVQQQLQQQVQQQQQQQQQQQMMNNRLTRMHSRPPTNYLNAILSPQNNMQQRTDNRLSQAVSSGCYTSPNATSTSDNNNTWAENNNIQSSNDPDLSEILDQVMDIVPDSIMQILEMDNQHTTYQNSEISEKMAINIIQNSLMQMETLVKKPASPNVSISGTPPAYSSVTLSNQNSQGRVFPPPPNYPQQGYKIGQRIVRPNANYQIGGTAINPQQLLIHQQRKAMAQQQEKKRLLQQQQQQQLLIPPNATAAEMNSGMQNIDSLLNNTVAPNVTLQRSSSIPEPQSSPNYNQISQASRVSNQQPFSPHSQLTSPIQQTFQQTTAGNFQQNTARLSPQSAFNQQTSPRQAYPQGNASNANWAQQARLAVQNPMLNAQLTRAPQQRAINSPGNRHSPFSTDAFPPPTSPNSAFTQNQYLRGVQRTNNTPTATNHLPGGLGSPRPYGRADHHPHPYSPLPPPPTPSHHPMMYQQDAQYCYDQAGLQLAYNGADRGRAPPHLHPGVSGSGPTSEFVRQELRAVVGARTQGQAQPQNRPSPQQQILTQQQQVADLEVLGLSYEAGASDSPKLWGAMGSDMGSLSPQQATRNSLEEVRQGDHKSSLLQKLLSE; the protein is encoded by the exons ATGAACTCATTGTCTGGAGGAAGTAAAAGGAGGAAAAAGTCTGAAACTAAACCTCAGGCTCAAAT CAACAAATGTAATAATGAGAAACGACGCAGAGAGCAAGAAAACATCTACATAGAGGAACTTGCAGAACTGATCTCAGCCAACTTCGCGGACATGAGCTCGCTGTCGGTAAAACCAGACAAGTGCGCCATCTTACAAGAAACCGTCAACCAAATACGTAACATAAAACAACAAGAGAACGCTGTCCAATCGTCGGACCCCGTGCAGCAGGGTGAAGTGTCATCTTCCAGGCCCACCATCTTGTCCAACGAGGTTTTTGGTCCCCTACTGCTCGAGGCTCTAGAAGGGTTCCTATTCGTGGTGAACAGTGAAGGGAAGGTTGAGCAAGTTACGGAAAACGTTATTAACTATATCAAGTTCACTAAAGAGGACATTTTGGGGAAGAGCATCTACAATTTCATCCACCATGGGGATCACGCCAAGTTCAGTTCGAGCCTGCTGCCCATGTCCATAGCTTGGGGCAACGAGCTGACGAACAAATCGCGATCTTTCACCATACGTCTCCTGGTGAAGCCTCTAGAAGACCTAGACGAGACCGTCGAGGAAAAACAGCAGCGCGTTTGCCACTACGAGTGGATGAACATTTTGAGTGCACCCCTGGTGGACCAATTGGCAGTTTCAGACGAAGAAGGCAACGACAACGGTCCTTGTTTACTCTGCGTGGCCAGCAGAATATCGTACAAAGATAAGACTATCACTGACGTCGAGCAATTCACCACTAAACTTGACACTTCAGGTAAAATCATTGGCGTAGATACCTCTGGGGTATCGCCCGCACATTGCCAATACATTAGCAAGGATCTGACTAATAGAGTGTTCAAAGAACTGGTGGCTCCTCAAGACGTCCACAAACTCGTGTCTCACTTGAAAGAGACACTCACTACGGGACAGGCGCCCTGTGTTAACTACAGACTACAGTTCGGTGCCGACAAGTTCATCAAAGTGCAAACGAAGTCCAAATTGTTCAAAACTAGCTCGCACGCTTCTGAATCCGATTTTGTTATGGCTACTCACACAATTCTTGG AGAGAGTGAATCGCTAGGACCTTCGGATCCAGGAGGTGGTAACAGCAACAGCAGTCTTGGTGGTCCCCTGATGACCAGCGCGGTTAACGGCTCACGGAACACCACAGCCGTTGGAGTCTGCTCCGACAACTCCACCACGTCATCCTCCAACACCCTTCTCAACAGCAACTCAGCCTCTTACACCACCTTCAACATCGACAACGACTTCAACTTCGACATGTTTCCCTCCTCCACCTGGGAGTTGGACTCCACCAGCTGGCCGGAGCCAAGACCCGAGTCTAGACAAAGCACCACGCCAGTCTCTACTCCCACTCCTCGTCCTCCCAGCAACCCAGCCTTCAGCCCCGTCAACTCCATGGCTCAGAGCCCTCTGGCGGGCTTCGTGGCCCAACAGAGCCCCACCATTCCTAACCCCTCTACCCCCGCGAACTCCTACAACAACAGTTTCTCCTTCAGCCCTCTGACAGATCAGAATTACGCGATGGAAGAGCAGAAAGATACCAAAGCCAATGTGCTGGAGGAGGCTACGAGTATGATGGCCGATTCCAACAAATTGAGAAACTTACTGACTAAACCTCCAAACACTCCTGTTGTAGATTCTGCTAACGATAATGACAGCAGGAATAAGAATCGCATACTGAAGGGTCTGCTGAATCAGCAGGACGATGACGATTGTAGGAATGACAACAGGACCAGTCCTAGGAGTATGGTTAGCAGGGGATCTATGCCTGGTACTTCTGGCACCTCGGACATGTCAAAGAATTCTTCTATGGCCGCTGGGAGGAATAACGCCATGTTGCTTGAG TTGCTTAACGATAAAAGTGATGACGATGATCTCGAAGCTCGCAGTGGCGTAAGGAAGAAGAGTGAATTATTGCAGCAACTATTGAAATCTGAGAGAACTGAAGAAGGTGATGATAAAAAGGATCAGTCACATGATGATACTCTACTCAGAAGTTTGGGATTCACCAGTTCCCTTTCACCTCCTGGTTCCTCCAGAAAAAGACCCAGCGATGGTGAAGACAGTGCGAACAAAAGAAGCAATTCAGATGGAGCT GTTACTTCAACTGGAAGTGAATTGTGTAGAAGGAATCAGATGCTGGTCTCCTTACTCGCCAAACAATCACCAAACCCTCCACAACCTATACCTCCAATACCTGCCAGTGTCTTACATGCGACGCCACAAGAGAAATTGCCGAAGATAGTCGACCCCAAATTGACAAATAACATGAATAATAGGACAGTGAATGCCCAAACCCTTCAGCAACAGCAAGTTCAGCAGGTCCAACAACAGTTGCAGCAACAAGTGCAACAACAACAGCAGCAGCAGCAACAACAACAAATGATGAATAATAGACTGACAAGAATGCATAGCCGCCCACCAACTAACTACCTCAATGCCATATTGTCACCTCAGAACAATATGCAACAACGAACTGACAACAGGCTATCTCAGGCAGTCTCCAGCGGTTGCTACACCTCTCCCAATGCTACCTCTACTTCAGATAACAACAACACCTGGGCTGAAAACAATAATATCCAGAGCTCAAATGATCCTGATCTCTCCGAAATTCTCGATCAG GTTATGGATATTGTACCTGATAGCATCATGCAAATTTTGGAAATGGATAATCAGCATACTACTTATCAAAATTCGGAAATAAGTGAGAAAATGGCCATCAATATCATCCAGAATTCACTTATGCAAATGGAAACTTTGGTGAAGAAACCAGCATCGCCTAATGTTTCTATATCTGGAACTCCACCAGCCTATTCATCTGTCACG CTTTCAAATCAAAACAGCCAAGGCAGAGTTTTCCCCCCTCCCCCGAACTACCCACAGCAAGGCTACAAAATCGGTCAGAGAATAGTGAGACCAAATGCCAACTATCAAATCGGAGGAACTGCCATCAATCCCCAGCAGCTTCTTATACACCAACAGCGCAAGGCTATGGCACAGCAACAGGAAAAGAAGCGCTTACTTCAGCAACAGCAGCAACAACAATTGCTCATACCACCTAATGCAACTGCAGCCGAGATGAACAGCGGTATGCAAAACATCGATAGTTTATTGAACAACACCGTTGCACCTAATGTTACTCTACAACGATCATCGAGTATTCCGGAGCCTCAATCGTCACCAAATTACAATCAAATCAGCCAGGCTTCGAGAGTTAGCAACCAACAACCTTTCTCACCGCACTCCCAACTCACGTCGCCGATTCAGCAGACCTTCCAGCAAACAACTGCAGGGAACTTTCAACAGAATACTGCCAGATTATCGCCTCAATCAGCTTTCAACCAGCAAACCTCACCTAGGCAAGCCTATCCTCAAGGAAATGCTTCGAATGCCAATTGGGCCCAACAGGCCAGATTGGCCGTCCAGAATCCTATGCTTAATGCCCAACTCACT AGAGCTCCTCAACAGAGGGCCATAAACAGTCCGGGGAATAGGCATTCGCCTTTTTCTACAGATGCTTTCCCTCCACCTACCTCGCCCAATTCTGCCTTCACCCAAAACCAGTACCTGAGAGGAGTGCAACGTACTAATAACACACCAACTGCCACAAATCACCTACCAG GTGGCCTGGGCTCCCCCCGGCCATATGGCAGGGCAGATCATCACCCCCATCCCTATTCCCCTCTCCCTCCACCACCAACGCCATCTCATCACCCCATGATGTACCAACAAGATGCCCAATACTGTTATGATCAGGCGGGTTTACAATTAGCGTACAATGGTGCCGACCGAGGTCGGGCTCCGCCTCACCTCCACCCCG
- the LOC123678747 gene encoding nuclear receptor coactivator 3 isoform X2: protein MLEHSAQYLNVPPTFDDNFDVSFFPDLYTTRLGPCELQDPGWAKMNSLSGGSKRRKKSETKPQAQINKCNNEKRRREQENIYIEELAELISANFADMSSLSVKPDKCAILQETVNQIRNIKQQENAVQSSDPVQQGEVSSSRPTILSNEVFGPLLLEALEGFLFVVNSEGKVEQVTENVINYIKFTKEDILGKSIYNFIHHGDHAKFSSSLLPMSIAWGNELTNKSRSFTIRLLVKPLEDLDETVEEKQQRVCHYEWMNILSAPLVDQLAVSDEEGNDNGPCLLCVASRISYKDKTITDVEQFTTKLDTSGKIIGVDTSGVSPAHCQYISKDLTNRVFKELVAPQDVHKLVSHLKETLTTGQAPCVNYRLQFGADKFIKVQTKSKLFKTSSHASESDFVMATHTILGESESLGPSDPGGGNSNSSLGGPLMTSAVNGSRNTTAVGVCSDNSTTSSSNTLLNSNSASYTTFNIDNDFNFDMFPSSTWELDSTSWPEPRPESRQSTTPVSTPTPRPPSNPAFSPVNSMAQSPLAGFVAQQSPTIPNPSTPANSYNNSFSFSPLTDQNYAMEEQKDTKANVLEEATSMMADSNKLRNLLTKPPNTPVVDSANDNDSRNKNRILKGLLNQQDDDDCRNDNRTSPRSMVSRGSMPGTSGTSDMSKNSSMAAGRNNAMLLELLNDKSDDDDLEARSGVRKKSELLQQLLKSERTEEGDDKKDQSHDDTLLRSLGFTSSLSPPGSSRKRPSDGEDSANKRSNSDGAVTSTGSELCRRNQMLVSLLAKQSPNPPQPIPPIPASVLHATPQEKLPKIVDPKLTNNMNNRTVNAQTLQQQQVQQVQQQLQQQVQQQQQQQQQQQMMNNRLTRMHSRPPTNYLNAILSPQNNMQQRTDNRLSQAVSSGCYTSPNATSTSDNNNTWAENNNIQSSNDPDLSEILDQVMDIVPDSIMQILEMDNQHTTYQNSEISEKMAINIIQNSLMQMETLVKKPASPNVSISGTPPAYSSVTLSNQNSQGRVFPPPPNYPQQGYKIGQRIVRPNANYQIGGTAINPQQLLIHQQRKAMAQQQEKKRLLQQQQQQQLLIPPNATAAEMNSGMQNIDSLLNNTVAPNVTLQRSSSIPEPQSSPNYNQISQASRVSNQQPFSPHSQLTSPIQQTFQQTTAGNFQQNTARLSPQSAFNQQTSPRQAYPQGNASNANWAQQARLAVQNPMLNAQLTRAPQQRAINSPGNRHSPFSTDAFPPPTSPNSAFTQNQYLRGVQRTNNTPTATNHLPGGLGSPRPYGRADHHPHPYSPLPPPPTPSHHPMMYQQDAQYCYDQAGLQLAYNGADRGRAPPHLHPVVGARTQGQAQPQNRPSPQQQILTQQQQVADLEVLGLSYEAGASDSPKLWGAMGSDMGSLSPQQATRNSLEEVRQGDHKSSLLQKLLSE from the exons gctCGGCCCATGTGAGCTGCAAGATCCCGGCTGGGCTAAAATGAACTCATTGTCTGGAGGAAGTAAAAGGAGGAAAAAGTCTGAAACTAAACCTCAGGCTCAAAT CAACAAATGTAATAATGAGAAACGACGCAGAGAGCAAGAAAACATCTACATAGAGGAACTTGCAGAACTGATCTCAGCCAACTTCGCGGACATGAGCTCGCTGTCGGTAAAACCAGACAAGTGCGCCATCTTACAAGAAACCGTCAACCAAATACGTAACATAAAACAACAAGAGAACGCTGTCCAATCGTCGGACCCCGTGCAGCAGGGTGAAGTGTCATCTTCCAGGCCCACCATCTTGTCCAACGAGGTTTTTGGTCCCCTACTGCTCGAGGCTCTAGAAGGGTTCCTATTCGTGGTGAACAGTGAAGGGAAGGTTGAGCAAGTTACGGAAAACGTTATTAACTATATCAAGTTCACTAAAGAGGACATTTTGGGGAAGAGCATCTACAATTTCATCCACCATGGGGATCACGCCAAGTTCAGTTCGAGCCTGCTGCCCATGTCCATAGCTTGGGGCAACGAGCTGACGAACAAATCGCGATCTTTCACCATACGTCTCCTGGTGAAGCCTCTAGAAGACCTAGACGAGACCGTCGAGGAAAAACAGCAGCGCGTTTGCCACTACGAGTGGATGAACATTTTGAGTGCACCCCTGGTGGACCAATTGGCAGTTTCAGACGAAGAAGGCAACGACAACGGTCCTTGTTTACTCTGCGTGGCCAGCAGAATATCGTACAAAGATAAGACTATCACTGACGTCGAGCAATTCACCACTAAACTTGACACTTCAGGTAAAATCATTGGCGTAGATACCTCTGGGGTATCGCCCGCACATTGCCAATACATTAGCAAGGATCTGACTAATAGAGTGTTCAAAGAACTGGTGGCTCCTCAAGACGTCCACAAACTCGTGTCTCACTTGAAAGAGACACTCACTACGGGACAGGCGCCCTGTGTTAACTACAGACTACAGTTCGGTGCCGACAAGTTCATCAAAGTGCAAACGAAGTCCAAATTGTTCAAAACTAGCTCGCACGCTTCTGAATCCGATTTTGTTATGGCTACTCACACAATTCTTGG AGAGAGTGAATCGCTAGGACCTTCGGATCCAGGAGGTGGTAACAGCAACAGCAGTCTTGGTGGTCCCCTGATGACCAGCGCGGTTAACGGCTCACGGAACACCACAGCCGTTGGAGTCTGCTCCGACAACTCCACCACGTCATCCTCCAACACCCTTCTCAACAGCAACTCAGCCTCTTACACCACCTTCAACATCGACAACGACTTCAACTTCGACATGTTTCCCTCCTCCACCTGGGAGTTGGACTCCACCAGCTGGCCGGAGCCAAGACCCGAGTCTAGACAAAGCACCACGCCAGTCTCTACTCCCACTCCTCGTCCTCCCAGCAACCCAGCCTTCAGCCCCGTCAACTCCATGGCTCAGAGCCCTCTGGCGGGCTTCGTGGCCCAACAGAGCCCCACCATTCCTAACCCCTCTACCCCCGCGAACTCCTACAACAACAGTTTCTCCTTCAGCCCTCTGACAGATCAGAATTACGCGATGGAAGAGCAGAAAGATACCAAAGCCAATGTGCTGGAGGAGGCTACGAGTATGATGGCCGATTCCAACAAATTGAGAAACTTACTGACTAAACCTCCAAACACTCCTGTTGTAGATTCTGCTAACGATAATGACAGCAGGAATAAGAATCGCATACTGAAGGGTCTGCTGAATCAGCAGGACGATGACGATTGTAGGAATGACAACAGGACCAGTCCTAGGAGTATGGTTAGCAGGGGATCTATGCCTGGTACTTCTGGCACCTCGGACATGTCAAAGAATTCTTCTATGGCCGCTGGGAGGAATAACGCCATGTTGCTTGAG TTGCTTAACGATAAAAGTGATGACGATGATCTCGAAGCTCGCAGTGGCGTAAGGAAGAAGAGTGAATTATTGCAGCAACTATTGAAATCTGAGAGAACTGAAGAAGGTGATGATAAAAAGGATCAGTCACATGATGATACTCTACTCAGAAGTTTGGGATTCACCAGTTCCCTTTCACCTCCTGGTTCCTCCAGAAAAAGACCCAGCGATGGTGAAGACAGTGCGAACAAAAGAAGCAATTCAGATGGAGCT GTTACTTCAACTGGAAGTGAATTGTGTAGAAGGAATCAGATGCTGGTCTCCTTACTCGCCAAACAATCACCAAACCCTCCACAACCTATACCTCCAATACCTGCCAGTGTCTTACATGCGACGCCACAAGAGAAATTGCCGAAGATAGTCGACCCCAAATTGACAAATAACATGAATAATAGGACAGTGAATGCCCAAACCCTTCAGCAACAGCAAGTTCAGCAGGTCCAACAACAGTTGCAGCAACAAGTGCAACAACAACAGCAGCAGCAGCAACAACAACAAATGATGAATAATAGACTGACAAGAATGCATAGCCGCCCACCAACTAACTACCTCAATGCCATATTGTCACCTCAGAACAATATGCAACAACGAACTGACAACAGGCTATCTCAGGCAGTCTCCAGCGGTTGCTACACCTCTCCCAATGCTACCTCTACTTCAGATAACAACAACACCTGGGCTGAAAACAATAATATCCAGAGCTCAAATGATCCTGATCTCTCCGAAATTCTCGATCAG GTTATGGATATTGTACCTGATAGCATCATGCAAATTTTGGAAATGGATAATCAGCATACTACTTATCAAAATTCGGAAATAAGTGAGAAAATGGCCATCAATATCATCCAGAATTCACTTATGCAAATGGAAACTTTGGTGAAGAAACCAGCATCGCCTAATGTTTCTATATCTGGAACTCCACCAGCCTATTCATCTGTCACG CTTTCAAATCAAAACAGCCAAGGCAGAGTTTTCCCCCCTCCCCCGAACTACCCACAGCAAGGCTACAAAATCGGTCAGAGAATAGTGAGACCAAATGCCAACTATCAAATCGGAGGAACTGCCATCAATCCCCAGCAGCTTCTTATACACCAACAGCGCAAGGCTATGGCACAGCAACAGGAAAAGAAGCGCTTACTTCAGCAACAGCAGCAACAACAATTGCTCATACCACCTAATGCAACTGCAGCCGAGATGAACAGCGGTATGCAAAACATCGATAGTTTATTGAACAACACCGTTGCACCTAATGTTACTCTACAACGATCATCGAGTATTCCGGAGCCTCAATCGTCACCAAATTACAATCAAATCAGCCAGGCTTCGAGAGTTAGCAACCAACAACCTTTCTCACCGCACTCCCAACTCACGTCGCCGATTCAGCAGACCTTCCAGCAAACAACTGCAGGGAACTTTCAACAGAATACTGCCAGATTATCGCCTCAATCAGCTTTCAACCAGCAAACCTCACCTAGGCAAGCCTATCCTCAAGGAAATGCTTCGAATGCCAATTGGGCCCAACAGGCCAGATTGGCCGTCCAGAATCCTATGCTTAATGCCCAACTCACT AGAGCTCCTCAACAGAGGGCCATAAACAGTCCGGGGAATAGGCATTCGCCTTTTTCTACAGATGCTTTCCCTCCACCTACCTCGCCCAATTCTGCCTTCACCCAAAACCAGTACCTGAGAGGAGTGCAACGTACTAATAACACACCAACTGCCACAAATCACCTACCAG GTGGCCTGGGCTCCCCCCGGCCATATGGCAGGGCAGATCATCACCCCCATCCCTATTCCCCTCTCCCTCCACCACCAACGCCATCTCATCACCCCATGATGTACCAACAAGATGCCCAATACTGTTATGATCAGGCGGGTTTACAATTAGCGTACAATGGTGCCGACCGAGGTCGGGCTCCGCCTCACCTCCACCCCG